In the Leishmania mexicana MHOM/GT/2001/U1103 complete genome, chromosome 34 genome, CATTTCATCCCTGCGCGCCATCATGGATGATGCATCGCCGTCTGTTGTTGTAACCAAGATGGATAAAgttggcggagcaggcagcagcggtgcgtgcgctgctctcATTTCCATTCTCGGTCAGTGCGTGCCCGTGAATCGCGTCTACTTCACGGCAGCCGTCGAGAATCGAGCGCTCCTCGCTACGGGGCGTACCATAGTTCTGGAAAGCAGCACCAAACAGAatctggtgcggctgcacgaGGACATCTGCCTCGCCGTGCAGTGGCACAATCAAATGGATGCCATGTAGCACAGTGATGCGGACACAAAGGGGCAGAGTAGCGCAGTATCACAGTTGACGCTCACGCACTAGTCGCAGGGCAGCCCTTACCATACCGCGGGCTTTCTCTCTGCAAGCGAGTGGCaggagcgtgtgcgcctttCACAGCACCCCGAACCCCTCAACTACCACAAGTCCATCTCCCCTTTCCGCATCCGCCATCAGTGCCTCTGGTCTCCGCGTGTGGCTCTCGCGCTTCACTCTTTTTTGCCGTTTTGTCCGGTGCTCCCCGCGTCAGAGAAAATACGTACTGGCGTTCCACACTGCTCCTCTGTTGCGCCATTCgcggcccccctcccccttctcaGCATGgaagtgcgtgtgtgcgttcgCCGGCGCACGGGCCTGAGGGTCACTTTGCCTGAGCACTCGTTTCTACCGAAAAGAGCGAAGTCGGAGCTGCCATAGTGTTTTTCGTGTCGTTTTGCGACTGCGGGGAGCATAGCGCATCAACCCAACAGAAGACGCGTCGTCGCCTAATTTGTCCTGATGcgctttctcttcttcacattttttttcgcttcCGGCTCGAGaaccaaaacaaaaaacgCAGTGCACTCACCTGAACTGCATCTGTGTTGGATTCCGCATCCAACGCAACATTGTGCGATGACAGCACCCCTAAGTGTGCGTGCTCCACGTCCCTGCCGTGCTCTTCAGTTCCGTCTTTCTTCCGCcatgtgtgtctctcctttttatccacccccgcccctctaCGCCTCTGTCACATCTTTGTACCCGCAGTGCTGCCGTCGTATCGTTGACGACAGCGTCTCGAGAAGCCGCTGTGGCTTGTCCTTGGGTCACCGCCCCCTGCCTTTCCCGCACCTCAGAGCAGCATTAGGCAATGAGCGCTGAACACGATAGCCTTTCCTTTGCGCATGTTCGGTCCGGCGATGTCCTCTTTATGAATCGAAAGTGTCTTGCCATGAAAGACCCGCTTGGTATGGTCCTGTGTGGTCTCTCCAAGACAGAGAACCGCTTTGACCATGTCGGCATGTTTTTGAAGATAAGCGAGGATGAGCTCCGCAAGTACCCCGAGGCACGCAAGCGCGTCGAGGAGTTGTCGCCGTCAGGCACGTACGTGCTCGAGACGAACATGCGTGGCATCACACTGTACCCAGCGGAGGGGCGAGTGCGGCGCACATCTGCCAATGAGGTAGCCTGGCGCTCCGTCAACGTGGGAGACACCGAGAAGCAACAAGAGACGCAGGAGGCATTTCTGGAGCAAATGGAATCCATGTACAGCACTCCGTACGAAAATGAGGTTTTTCATCTTATCCCCTCTATCTGCAGTCCTCCAGACAAGATGGACCGAGTACGAGCCGCGCACAAGTTCAACACACTTCGCCTCGAGGTGGCGGCCCTCACAGAAATGGCCAAGACGCATCCTTGCCAGGCGGAGGTCTACCGTGCCGTCGCGCGCAAGTACCGACACGCGCAGTCGTTTCTTCTCTCCACCTATTTTCCCCACTTGGCCTCCACGTCGCCGACAGACGCACTTGCCGTGAACTGGAGCACCGGCCACTACTGGATTGACGGGGTCAACAGCGCCCACAAGATGGTCTGCTCCGAGCTCATTTGCAACCTGTGGCATCGTGTGGGTCTCACAGTCGGATACGTGCCCGCATCCTCCATTCGCCCCTTCGACTTGCTCGATAACGAGCGCTTCAACTTTGTCTCGTCGGCGAGTGAGCTCGGCGAAATGGTGCCCATTAGGATAAGCAAGCCCTACGCGCGGTACTGGAAGGCGCCGAACGGAGGCGCGCCGGTGGCTACGCGGAATGCCGAGGCTGCGCAGGCTGCCATGACAGAGGACCAGCGCCTCAAATTCTACAACGACGTCTTCACCAACAGTGGACGACCCCCGGTGGGGTCGTTgagggccgccgccgcctcctcggagCCGCTTCCGTCTCGGTGGTTGGTGCAGTCGAACACGCGCAGCGACATCATTCCCAACTTGTGGTTCCGCATCTTCTCCTCTGGTGTGCTGTTTGCCGCCTGCGCGGTGCCGTGCGCCCCTTTGACGCTGCGGTGGATAGAGGGGCAGGCGGGACTGTTCTTGCTGCGTGGGAGCGTCTGGTCCGTCACCTGCGGCGTGTTTGCCCAGAACGTCTCGTTTGCCGCCGTGCAAGCCCTTGTCCTcgcagcggcaacgcgccGCTGCAATGTGAGTGGGGACGAGCTGGTCATGGgctcgcacacgcgcagcaaCCTCGTCGACACACGGCATCCGTACTATGACACGGTCGCCCTCTATGGCCTCTCCGCCCTCGTGGCGCATTTTGCAATAACACCCTTGCGTAACGCCAACATCTCCTACCACTTTGGCCCCGTGCTGCCCGGGCCCATCTCGATGCGCCGGCTGTGTAAGGGGAACTTTTTGCTCTCACCTGCCGCCGTTTTGTTGCCCTTTCAAGCCTGCTGGCTCTCCTGGTACGAGACGGCAGGGTCCTTCATCGTGCCAACGCTATCGTCTGTGTGGCGTCCTCGAGAGGACCTGCTCGCACGACCGGAGTGGCCGCACTACCGGAGCGATGCCCTGATCGGCGCCTATGTCGCTACGCTCCTCACGGATACATTATTCTACCCCATTGCCACGTTGGCAACACGCCGATTCATGAGCGACCTATATAAGCCGCAAAGGTCGCCGAGCTTTGGACGGTCCCTCTACGCTGGCTACCGGTATCGTCTTGTCAGCAACTTTGTCATCCTCTTCACATCCACCGCGTACCTGTACGGACTTGGAAGCATCTAGCACATCCTTGTGCACGGGGTACAAAAGTCGTGCGTGCCGGCGTACTGTTTCCTCGAGCCGTATCCTCGTGCCCGCATCACCGTCAGATGGAGAAGATAGCGCCTGCGCCCGTAGACGTCTACTCACTCACATTCTCGCATGACACGGCCATGCACAGtagaaaacgaaaacaatGCAGCACCGTGGCGTGAGCTGACGTGCAGACACGGCACGCGCAGCTACATGACAGCTGCCACACGTCAGGAAAAAAGAATATTAGGAACAAAATGCGCAGTACGAGAGAGCCCATCTTTGTGCAAGCGCCGTCTTCGATGGTTGATGCCTTTCGCCCAGCTTCGCTTCCCCTAAGATCCTCCCTCGACGTTTCAACCAGACTCCGCTGCTCTCTTGCGCCGTGTCCTGtgttctcgctctccccgCTGAAGCGTGTTCCGCACACCGGAGCAACACGGTGTACCACACATGCAGCCCCAATCATAACGAGCGGgatctgctgctcctctatccacacgcacacacccgtGCGTATTCAGAAGTCTACACGCTCGTTGCGTTcaacctccccccccacacacgcaaatTCCTCTATATTAGGATGAGGACGTGCCCTTGACAGCGAATACGGCTGACTAACGCTCGCCCTCGCTCTTTTCCTTaccccttcctctccgcccTGTGGCGacaggtgcgtgtgcaccacTCCCTCAAGGAGAGTTGGAATGCCAACCGATTCAGTATAGCACATTCCGTCGACCCCCGCTCCAtcccatctccctctctcacgcgaTAGGAAGTATGCCAGGCAGGGATATTGTGTATGAGGCTGTGGTCTTGATGGTGCAGAGGTGGGCGAGgggtgggtgcgcgtgcgctgagTACCGATGAGCCGATTGCGGAAAGGGAGCTGTGCATCGGCATTCTCATGCACGGTCGCGCCTCGCGTGGCTCCGCGCTTGCGGCGCTCCAGATGGATTACACCGGCTGCCGACGGCACCACCTGAGCACCAAAGACCGTTGAAAAGGCCGGCGTCCCGCGCACGTGGGGATCCTGACGGCGGATGGCTCGATCATTCATGCTGCTGAGGGAACGGAGAGGGACACAGGTGTCGGAGGAGTGCATCCGTCGCCTCGAGAGTCCCGCTCACAGCACGTgcctggaggcggcggtcaGCCGATTCATGGACAACCGCCCGCGCCCGCTGCCGGGAGACGAAGCGGATGCTGGCATGGACCTCTGCAGAACGCTCACCCTGTCCCAAACGTCACAGTTGACCCGTATTGCCCAGGCTGGTGCATGATGCAGACCCTCGTCGTTGTCTTCTGGACGATCTACGGCGTCGCATTCAACGAGCCGGGCATGACGCCAGCAGAGAACCGTGACACTGCGCTGGCCTCGAAGGGGGCCTTCGACTGCCTCCTCACTCAGTCCTGGCTCTCGCGCGTGCTCACCCTCTGCAGCACACGTTCCCGGGAGCAGCGGATGGTGGACCCCGTGGCCCTTATGTGATTAACCGCCAGCAGGCGCATCTGACGGGGGGGGCACAGTAAGAAGAGAGCACGCACTCGCAGCAGAACGGGAAATCTGGGTGCCTGTAGCGGCACGCGAGATGGGGGCACAGCCCCACCGAccgtgcaggtgcgccgcgcaAGTGAgtcgccttttcttttgttttcttgtcTGCTGGAGCTGTGGCTCCCCTTCATTTGGATGGAGCCTCTACCATCTGTGCTGTCCTGACAATCCTCACACGGTCATGCGGTCAACGAGGTGCCACGTCACTCCGTGGCTCGTCGTCTATACTTGAACCACGACCCCTTGAATAATATCCGGCGAGAACCCCGCTGACGGGCCGAGCCGTGATCGTGCGCAGCAAGCGCGAAGAGGGACCAACTGGCGGCACGGTGAGGTGCAACATGAAACTGGAGGGACGCGTGGGTCCGCGCTCTCGTCTGAACACAAGCGGCAGACATATACCCGCATCTACGCCTTTCTATGCACGGCACACTCTGCACCTTTCGGTATGGCGTTGGTCTCAGCGGCGGGgtctcacacgcacacctcaaGTCGGGTCGATTGTGACGAATACGCTGACTCGCTCAATGGCATCACTGTCAGTGTCTCCCTTCTTCTGTCACTccactctcctctctcgcgaACGAAGAAGTATCGACTCTCTCTCAGAGCAAGAGCTCGTTGGTCCTGTTTGCCGCCTtgcgttgttgttttttccGCTCCTTCGCGGCCCGCACCCCTTCAGCTCATTTTTTATGTGAGTGGGCGTTTCTCGTTTTCGGTGTGACCCatccgcttctctctctttgctCTGCTCTGACCTGCTGCCAAACGCTCTACGgaccgcctccccctctcccccactctcTATACGCATCCAGACAGACATACAGGCGTGCCGGGGCAAATACGGTCCCTCCTTGTCGTGTCGCTGTTTTTCGTCAAGCCAGCAGCAAACCGCACACCATTGTGCATTCGACCTTCTTTGCGTCCATCGGCGCACTTGTCCTCACTAAAGGCACCGAGTTTCATTTCTCCAGTATGCCGTCGAAGGAAGTCGagcacggcagcgcatcGACGGAGCTCCTAAACCAGTACGCCAAGTACTTCCCGCATGTCCTCTTCACCAGCCATGAGGCCTTCGAGGAGCATAACGCGACCCTCGACCCCGAGGCGTACCAGAACTGTGTAGATCTGCCGGAAGGCGAAGAGTCGCCAGAGTCGAGAAACCCGCGCGAACACATGTATGTGCTGACGACGTTGGTGGGCCGCAAtccggccaccgccgcctttgTGGCCACGCGCGGCTCGGACCCGTCGGAAAAGGTTGTGGCCAAGTTTGTCATGCTGAATGATGAGAGGCAGGCCGCGTACGCCCGAAGTGAGCTGCACTGCCTTGCCGCGTGCAAGCACTTTGGCATCGTAAAGCACTTTGACGACTTCAAGTCCGACGACAAGCTGTTGCTTGTTATGGAGTacggaagcggcggcgacctcAACAAGCAGATCAAACAGCGCCTGAAGGAGAACCTACCGTTTCAAGAGTACGAGGTCGGGCTTCTCTTCTATCAGATTGTGCTGGCCTTGGACGAGGTTCACAGCCGCTGCATGATGCACCGTGATTTGAAAAGTGCCAACATCTTTCTCATGCCCACCGGCATCATCAAACTCGGCGACTTCGGCTTCTCCAAGCAGTACAGCGACTCCGTCTCGCTCGATGTGGCGTCGTCGTTCTGCGGCACCCCGTACTATCTTGCCCCGGAGCTGTGGGAGCGCAAGCGGTACAGCAAAAAGGCCGATATGTGGTCCCTCGGTGTCATTCTGTATGAACTGCTCACCCTGCACCGCCCCTTCAAGGGGCCGTCGCAGCGCGAGATTATGCAGCAGGTGCTCTACGGCAAGTACGACCCGTTTCCGTGCCCTGTTTCGAGCAGCAtgcaggcgctgctcgaCCCGCTGCTGTCAAAGAACCCGACCGAACGGCCGACCACGCAGCAACTGCTGCGCACGGAATTCCTCAAGTACGTGGCAAACCTGTTCCAGGATATTGTGCGTCACTCTGAAACTATCTCGACTACCGATAGAACAGAGATtctgaagcagctgcaggagagcggcgagcgAGCCCCGTTGCCGTCGTCGATCCGCTATGGCGTGATGACCTCACAGGTGACCCACGGCGGGTATCTGTACAAGTACGGCTCTGACTACCGCTGGAAGAAGCGTTACTTCTACATTGGTGACGGCCAGCTGCGTATCTCTCTGAGCGAGAACCCCGAGAATGACGGCGTGGCCCCCAAGTCCGTTAACCTGGAGACGGTAGGTGACGTCTTCCCTGTGCCTGAGGTGTACTCGCAGAAGCACCCGAATCAGCTGGTGCTGTGGTTCAACAACGGCCAGAAGATCATCGCGTACGCCAACACGATGGAGGACAGAGACATGTGGATCGCAAAGTTCCACCGCGCATGCGGTATGTAATAACACAGGCCCGGATGCACAAAGAGAAAGGAGTGTTGCTGCAGGGTgcaagagggaggagaaggaagacGGCAAGAGCACAGCTCCATCCATGAGACATGCTGCAAACCGTCCCGCGCGTCGAAGTGGcaagaaagggagggaaagggtgACGCTGGCACCAAGCTGGTCTATTCGTCTTACTTGtcgcactgccgctgcggttcTCTCATTTGTATTTGAAGCGTTTCGATTGCAGCTTGTACGTGACcgtgtgtctccctctctatTCATCGTCATGTGCCACGCGTCGGTCAGCAACACCATCGAGTGGCCCGTCCTTCATCTCCCTTTCTTCGTTGTTGTCTGTCACGTCTACCACGGTACGTGTGCCCTTGTTCATTTGGACACCGTCTGTTTTCTGTTTCTACATGTACTGCCATCACCCGCCGACCTGTGCgtctcttccgcctctctctccccccatccgtcccctcttctcttctaTACTCAGTAGTCTACTTGCTTttcacatacacacacacacactccctcTGTGTGGCTGCATTTTTCTATTCGCCCTCTTCTCATATGTCCTCCCCAATTCTCTGTTGAGCACTATCAgggacgcgcgcgcacgcaaaGACTCGTCACGCCAGCCGCCCAAAGAACAGGCGTGGGTGTACACAGACAACGTGAGGACAGGAGGAATGACGAAGAAGAAGCGTCAGTGTGCGCTTATCCGTTcgcctctttctctcgctggTGCCGTTGCCGATGAGGCTGCTGTGTTGCCACCTACCGTGTCTCGGAGTTTGCTCGAtgtcgttttcttttgttgttgtttggtCATGTTTTGTCTTTCGTTGTACTTCGTTCATCCCCCTTGTTGCTTTTCGCTGTTGCCTGGTTGTCTTCTATCGTGTACTCTCACCCTTTCTCGCTTGTTCTCTCTCAGCGGAGCCCTCGATCACCATGCTCACCCACAACTGCTTCACTTGTGTTTTtcggagaggggagagggtgtctccttctctttcctttcttcttttGGTCTTCGTCATGGGTTTCCCGTTGTGTTGCTATGTTTCCGTCCCAGTTGCGTGCGCCAACGATGCAAGTGGATGACAGGCTCCTCCTGCTGTGGTGAGAGGAGGCGTGCGCATGCAAAAGGTGCCGAGAaccccccctcgcccccaACGGCATGTTTTAAGGCTCAAATCGTTTTCCTCTCGTTTGCGTGTTTGCATGTTGTTCCACTGAATATTGGAGTGAATGTTTCCCGACGCTTTTCCTTTGTCTCgttcttcctcctcccccctcccccatgtCACTACCTCTCCTCTACCAGTCCCCTTTTCTGGTCCTGCAGCTCAGCGTCTCAAGAGAAAGAGACACAACACCACTTCAACCCCGTTGCCTCTGTCATcactcccctctcctcgtccaccTTCTGTTTCCGTTTCGGGCGATTCACTACCATGTCTTTTATTAGTTGTGTTCATGGTGGGTGAGCCCTTTCGatactgctgccgccgctggcgctgcaggcagaagcacacatgcacgcacactgCTCTAGTTGTGCTGTTCCTCCAACTCAACTCCTCTCTGAGTAGCGAGATCGCCGTATTTGTCACTTTTTtcacctctcgctctcgtctCGTGCACGATCAGTTACGATGTGAGCTCCTGTGCTTTACTTGCCGGCGaaacgcgcgcgcacgtctcTCACCACGGTTCTCTCTATCTCTGCGTCTGGAGTCCCGTGAATGCGCGGAGGTACCGGCATGTGCTTCGTATGCGCACGCACTTGCATGCCCCACAACGGAAGATGATGGCGATGTACATAACCAACCACTGGTCGGCCACCCCGCCTCCGGCCCACCTTGCCGTCTTTTAGCGCTTTTATACAAACACGGCATGATTCTTGTCACTCTGTTTATCAAATGACTTACGTGCAACTCCTCCTTGTTCTCTGCTTTTTTGTGtctcgtcttttttttcaacGTCATCGTGCTGAACGCCAGTTGTTCTCTATCAGTTGGATagtgccccccctcccttcatTCGGCTTTCCTGTCTTATTCGTGTTTGCGTTGTGCTCTTCGGTcaagccccctccccctgttcTTCTTTTCGCTTTCCTTTTGGTCATGTGCTTGGCCATGACCATTTGTCTTGCCCCATCCCTCTTTTTGGTGGATTTTTTTTCAATTTGTCGCTGCGGTGCCTCCTTGCTGCATACCGTGGGAGTGGGTCTCTGTTGACTGTGATCGGGCTCATGAACGTTATGTGGCTGCATGGTCGGCActgcgcaccgcggcacctATTTACTGACTTTCTCACCCCCCTCCATCGCGCCGCTTCGTCCTCCCACCCTGCAACCCCGTGcgcttttgttttcctttctctttctcttcagCTTGATAAGAGAAACCGGGGGACGGAGGCGCGCCTCAcagtgcgtggtatctcAGAGTACACGACACTCCCACACTATTTCCGTGGGAGGAAGCCAGGGAGCCCCTCCCTACCCCTGCCAATGCTGAGCCACCTCTGGGGGTGGCAGGGCCAAGTGTctgcgacgtggggaggTCCGCGCAATGCACCCTTACTCacgtcggcggtgcggccctggatggcgttgcaTCGGAGAGACCTGCGACAATGCACAGGTTTGTACCACCTATATTATAGGCAAATCGTCAGCGTAACTCGAACGCGTATTCtgcccggccctcacactgcccactggcggtggtggggaaTCTGAGCCACCCTGAGGGTGATATGCACCAGGCAACTACCGGCGTGATAAGAGCGGGAGAGTGGGTAGAGTTTGAGCCAAAGGCGGTGCCCCGATGACCGCGTCGGTGCATTGCTTTAATGTGTGTctaccgctgctgtgcgccaTGGGTCTGGGTCTGTGAGATGCCCGGTCAAGTGGAACTTAACTTCTGTTCTGTGCTCGAGTGTACACGttgaacaacaacaaaaaagaaacgcCTTTCAATCTTTCTCTTACCGATGTCAAAGTGGCTTAGCTCCTTCCCTGTCTCTGTGGAAGCCACCAAGCACCTGAAGAGGCCCTCACAAACTGTTCTCccggtgtgtgcgctgcatgCGTTGCAAACGCTGCACTGCTGCCCGCTCCCTCCCGTTTGCCCTCCACCCTTCTCACCTTCCTTCCACCTGCCTCCCTTCTCGTGTTTGCCTTGTCTTTGCACACCAACGTACGACGTGTAGAAATTGTGTCACGCAACAGGAAAGATACGCAAAAAAAATAATTCATTTGTTTCTCATTTCCCGCCACgcgctttcctttttttttcatttttcttcgcttcccgctgccccccccccttccgcGACCCGCACGCTCAGTCGCAGCACTGAGCGAACGGGCACGTGGACATTTGAACACTTACtgaacagaaaaaaagaagaaaaagagaggtACGAGTACGTCCCACGCtgttttcccttttttgttttctttttattgtttttttttgtgtttctcttgttcttttttttttgcttcctttttcttccgAATTGTCTCCTGTCTTGacttcctcttctctctccacctccccccacctcccgcTTCTCCGTTTTCAGACGTCTGCTCTGTCGCCTAGCTTTCACGTTCTAATTTATGCTTGATTTAATTAGTTTTTAAACCGGGCTGTGCTTGTTCGCCTCCACCTATCTGTCTGAAATTCTGTTCCtccccagacacacacgcatactgGTCGTCTTATCATCTCTTCGCTTTCTCGTGtcgctccccctctctgtcaACACCCTTTTTCTTGCGCACTTCTCTTTGTGAAGTGCCCTGCGCTCTTTCTTTCGCTTTATTCTCATCCGTCGGCCCATTCTCCCCGCCAGCTTTCCACCAGGCGCTGGCCGACAGAAAGGCAACAGCAAGGTGGAAGCTACATCGAAGCACGAACTTGAACAACGCCATCGGCTTTCACTCGCTCATCTGCTTCCTGCACCATCGACCATGGCGCAACAGCAGTGGACACCCGACCAGCGTCGTCAGCAGATCGCGGAGATGCTGCGCAACAAGGGTATCATTTGCAGGGATTTTCTTCTTACTGGCCGCTGTTCCCGTTCGCCGACGTGCCCTTACATGCACGTGGCTAATGGGGAGACGCGGCCGGTGCCGTGGAGCGTGTGCACGTTCTTCACACAAGGCAAGTGCCTTCGTGATGGTTGCAGTTTCTTTCACGGAACTCAGGCTCAACTAGAGGAACTGCACGCATCCGGGGCGCCCGTTTACCGCCCGCAGGACTACATGAAGGTCGCGGTGCCTCCCACCGAGTACCTTAATCCGGATGGCAGCATTGCTACTCACCTCTCTATAGCCGCCGTACCCATGACGCCTGCGCTTCATCTTGTGCACGGACCTACAGTGTCGCACGAAAACGCCGTCAACTCCTTTCAGCCCGTCTTGCTCATGCAGCCGAACTCGCAAGCTATCACACCAACCATGTTCGCCTCACAGGCACCTACAGCGCACCCTACACCGTCGCATTTCGCTTTCTACGCCAATGCTCCTATCGCATCGCAGATGCCCACCcactccgccgccactgTGCTCCAGCCGACTCTTCACGCTGTGCAACCGACAGCATTCTACCAAGCCACAAACGCGCTGCTTGCGCAACCACAACAGCACTTCGCACCTGTTTCGCAGCTCAACACGcctctgcagcaccagcccACTCAACAGGCACTTGGCAGTCATGTCTACTTCCATATCAAGCCCCACTAGCTGCGACTTTCAAGTGGGGTTCTCGGGTACACTTCACTATAACGATTTTCTACGCAAATAATGGGCAATGGGAAATCGTTGCACTGCACGCTTCCGTGGAGCTTGTGTGGACTTACCACAATTCGACAGCTATTCGCAAGCGAGTTCtgttctctcctcctctcctcgcttTCTGTGCTCTACGCCCTTTGCTTTTCTTGCTTCCTGCGCTCCCTGACCCTTCACTGATGACGGGGGACACCAAACCGTGTCATGAGGGCTCCACCGCTATTTCCGTGGAAGGAAGCCAGGGAGCCCCTCCCTACCCCTGCCAATGCtgagccacctctggtggtggcagggccAAGTGTctgcgacgtggggaggTCCGCGCAATGCACCCTTACTCacgtcggcggtgcggccctggatggcgttgcaTCGGAGAGACCTGCGACAATGCACAGGTTTGTACCACC is a window encoding:
- a CDS encoding putative NIMA-related kinase encodes the protein MPSKEVEHGSASTELLNQYAKYFPHVLFTSHEAFEEHNATLDPEAYQNCVDLPEGEESPESRNPREHMYVLTTLVGRNPATAAFVATRGSDPSEKVVAKFVMLNDERQAAYARSELHCLAACKHFGIVKHFDDFKSDDKLLLVMEYGSGGDLNKQIKQRLKENLPFQEYEVGLLFYQIVLALDEVHSRCMMHRDLKSANIFLMPTGIIKLGDFGFSKQYSDSVSLDVASSFCGTPYYLAPELWERKRYSKKADMWSLGVILYELLTLHRPFKGPSQREIMQQVLYGKYDPFPCPVSSSMQALLDPLLSKNPTERPTTQQLLRTEFLKYVANLFQDIVRHSETISTTDRTEILKQLQESGERAPLPSSIRYGVMTSQVTHGGYLYKYGSDYRWKKRYFYIGDGQLRISLSENPENDGVAPKSVNLETVGDVFPVPEVYSQKHPNQLVLWFNNGQKIIAYANTMEDRDMWIAKFHRACGM